A single region of the Brassica oleracea var. oleracea cultivar TO1000 unplaced genomic scaffold, BOL UnpScaffold00706, whole genome shotgun sequence genome encodes:
- the LOC106319946 gene encoding cytosolic isocitrate dehydrogenase [NADP]-like gives MAFEKIKVANPIVEMDGDEMTRVIWKSIKDKLITPFVELDIKYFDLGLPHRDATDDKVTIESAEATKKYNVAIKCATITPDEGRVTEFGLKQMWRSPNGTIRNILNGTVFREPIICKNVPKLVPGWTKPICIGRHAFGDQYRATDAVIKGPGKLTLTFEGKDGKTETEVFTFTGEGGVAMAMYNTDESIRAFAEASMNTAYQKKWPLYLSTKNTILKKYDGRFKDIFQEVYEASWKSKYEAAGIWYEHRLIDDMVAYALKSEGGYVWACKNYDGDVQSDFLAQGFGSLGLMTSVLVCPDGKTIEAEAAHGTVTRHYRVHQKGGETSTNSIASIFAWTRGLAHRAKLDGNSKLLEFTEKLEAACVGTVESGKMTKDLALIIHGAKLSRDTYLNTEEFIDAVADDLQTRLRRRNNLLNSCI, from the exons ATGGCGTTTGAAAAGATCAAGGTGGCAAATCCCATCGTCGAGATGGATG GTGATGAAATGACCAGAGTTATCTGGAAGTCCATCAAGGATAAG CTTATTACCCCTTTTGTGGAGTTGGATATCAAGTACTTTGACCTTGGTCTTCCCCACCGTGATGCTACTGATGACAAAGTTACTATTGAAAGTGCTGAAGCCACCAAGAA gtATAATGTGGCCATCAAGTGTGCCACCATCACTCCAG ATGAAGGCCGTGTCACGGAATTTGGCTTGAAGCAGATGTGGAGAAGTCCAAATGGGACCATCAGGAATATTCTGAATG GAACTGTATTTAGAGAACCAATTATCTGCAAAAATGTTCCCAAGCTTGTCCCAGGCTGGACAAAGCCCATCTGCATTGGAAGGCATGCTTTTGGCGATCAGTACCGTGCCACTGATGCTGTTATCAAGGGACCAGGAAAACTGACTTTGACTTTTG AGGGTAAAGACGGAAAAACTGAAACTGAAGTCTTTACATTTACCGGTGAAGGAGGTGTCGCTATGGCCATGTACAACACTGATGAG TCCATCCGTGCTTTTGCTGAGGCATCGATGAACACTGCTTACCAGAAAAAGTGGCCACTCTATCTTAGCACAAAGAACACCATTCTTAAGAAATACGATGGCAG ATTCAAAGACATCTTCCAAGAAGTGTATGAAGCCAGCTGGAAGTCAAAGTATGAGGCTGCTGGAATATG GTATGAGCACCGTCTCATTGACGATATGGTGGCTTACGCTCTTAAGAGCGAAGGAGGCTATGTATGGGCATGCAAAAACTATGATGGTGATGTCCAAAGTGATTTCCTGGCACAAG GGTTCGGGTCACTTGGATTGATGACATCTGTTCTG GTCTGCCCTGATGGGAAGACTATTGAAGCCGAAGCAGCACATGGAACTGTTACCCGTCACTACAGGGTTCACCAGAAAGGTGGCGAGACTAGCACAAACAGCATAGCCTCCATCTTTGCTTGGACTCGTGGACTTGCACACAG GGCTAAGTTAGATGGCAACTCAAAACTCTTGGAGTTTACCGAGAAGCTCGAAGCTGCCTGTGTTGGTACAGTGGAGTCTGGAAAGATGACAAAAGATCTTGCACTCATCATTCACGGCGCAAA GCTCTCTAGGGACACTTACCTGAACACGGAGGAGTTCATCGATGCAGTTGCGGATGATCTCCAAACAAGGCTAAGGCGAAGAAATAATCTATTAAATTCCTGTATCTAA
- the LOC106319949 gene encoding uncharacterized protein LOC106319949 produces MSSYVLLANLRAGRCSNTAEVRLLRFWEARNVRKDGELMSLDMLLLDEQINPIVFCFLFLSVRPRCLIVWFILDSLQSMLIHGSINSSRVDTFRRRLSEGSVYSLSGFDVARANPKFRLSVSPVSIRFNDGTFFETKTDSDKDIPTELFRFRSHEQLLTLANTNRELPGLSLLY; encoded by the coding sequence ATGTCTTCCTATGTTCTTCTCGCAAACTTGAGAGCAGGCCGTTGCTCAAACACCGCTGAAGTGCGTCTTCTGAGGTTCTGGGAAGCTCGCAACGTCAGGAAAGATGGAGAGCTTATGAGCCTTGACATGCTTCTCCTCGATGAACAGATAAATCCGATAGTGTTCTGTTTCTTATTTCTGTCAGTTAGACCTAGGTGTTTAATTGTTTGGTTTATTCTTGACTCGTTGCAGTCTATGCTGATACACGGGAGCATCAACTCAAGCCGCGTTGACACTTTCCGGAGGCGGCTCAGTGAAGGCTCTGTTTACTCTCTCAGTGGTTTCGACGTCGCACGGGCTAACCCAAAATTCCGACTCTCTGTGTCTCCGGTGTCCATACGCTTCAATGATGGaacattttttgaaacaaaaactgaCTCGGACAAGGACATTCCGACTGAGTTATTCAGGTTTCGCAGCCATGAACAGCTTCTGACATTGGCAAACACTAACAGAGAGCTCCCAGGTCTATCTCTTCTGTACTAA